A window of Flavobacterium psychrophilum genomic DNA:
GAAATTATTGAGAGCCGCAAGGCGTTAATGCAAAGCGAAGAACGTTTCCGTTCTATGATAGAGCAGGCTCCGGTTGCAACATGCCTGTTTGCAGGGAAGGAAATGCTGGTTGAAGTTGCTAACGATATTATGATAGGCTATTGGGGTAAAGATAAATCGGTAATGGGCAAACCGCTAAGTGTTGGTGTACCTGAACTAGTTGGACAACCTTTTCTTGATATACTTGACAAAGTATATACTACCGGTATAGCACATAGTGACACCTCAACACCTGTACTTTTAGAGGTAGGTGGCGTTTTAGGCACTTACTATTTTGACTTTACTTATCAGCCGTTATTTGACACCAAGGGAGAAGTATACGGCGTAATGGATATGGCAATAGATGTTACCGAACGTGTTCTTGCACAGCAACGTGTTGCCGAAAGCCAAAAACAGATATTGGATTCATTCGAGCAATCTCCCGTTGGTATCGCTATTTTAGCAAAAGAAAACCTTGTGTTTACAATGGCTAATCCTTTTTATGGGGAACTTGTGGGCAGGGACAGGGATTCACTTATTGGTAAACCTTTAATGGAGATTTTACCTGAACTTGATGGCCAGGGATTTGATAAATTGCTTGATGAAGTTATTGCTACGGGAGTACCATTTACAGCAAAAGAAATATCCGTAAACTTAAAAAGAAATAATCGTCTTGAGACTATATATGTAGACCTTACCTATCAACCCATGTATGATGGTAATAAGAATGTTACGGGTGTGCTTGTAGCAGCTAACGATGTTACACAGCAGGTACAATCCAGGGCGCAGGTTGAACAAAGCGAAGCTAAGCTACGATCTATTATTGCTACAGCTCCGGCAGGTATCGGGCTGTTTGTAGGCAGGGAACTGATAGTTGATATGCCTAACCAGACATTCATAGATATAGTGGGTAAAGGATGGGATATTGTAGGAAAACCACTTCGCGAAGCTATGCCCGAACTTATAGAGCATGGACAGCCTTTCCTTAAAATACTTGATGATGTATTTACCACCGGAAAAATGTACCAAAGTTACGGTGATCAGGTTATTATCGTTCAGAATGGTGTAACCACATATAATTACTACAATATTACATATACCCCTCTCTTCGATGAGAACAATGAGGTATACGCCATATTAGACATCGCTATTGATGTTACTGAAGCGATAGAGGCCCGCCAAAGGGCAGAAGATATTGGTAGTGCTCTTCAAAGAGCTATTGAACTGGCAGAACTGGCTACATGGCGTTATAACATAAAAGAAAATACTTTTACATTTTCACAGCGTTTTCTTGACTGGCTAGGCTTTACCGGAGATTATACTACGTCTGTCGAAAAAGCTTATGATACCCTGCCGGGAGATTATGTTGAACAAATAGATGATGCTATAGCCATTGCTATTAGTAAAAATTCATCGGGTAAATATGATAAGGAGCACCCTATAATCAATAGACGTACAGGTCAGATACGTATTATTCATTCTCAGGCAGAGGTAACGTATGACAGTGCGGGAAATCCTGAATTCTTAACCGGAAACGCACGTGATATAACAAAAGAGAGACGATTACAACAGGAACTTGAGTATCAGGTGGAACAGCGTACCGAAGAATTGCAGGAAGCCAATATAGAGCTCGCCGATGCTATTAATGCATTGGAACAAAATAACGAAGAGCTTCAACAGTTTGCATACATTGCTTCTCACGATTTACAGGAGCCTACACGAAAAATCAGCATTTTTGCAAAGATGCTTGCAGATAGCCTTAGCGGCATCGACGAAAGGCCAAAAATGTTTTTGGATAAAATATCCACTTCTGCGGAAAGAATGGCGGCCCTTATCAGTGATATACTAGCCTACTCGCAATTATCTAAAGATAATAACTTAATAGAGCCTGTAGACCTTAACAAAATTGCTGCCGAAACCATTACCGATTTCGAACTTATTATAGAGCAGTCTGACGCTGTTGTAAATTACAATAAGTTGCCTGTTGTAGAAGGGATTCCGAGACAGATGTCGCAGTTGTTTGGCAACCTGATATCGAACTCATTGAAATACAGACGCCCGAATGTAGCCCCCATTGTAAGTGTAACTGCTGAGTTTTTGCCTGAGGAAGAAGCTATAAAAATTAATGGCTTTACAAAAGGCAGGGATTATTACAGGATTACATTCAGTGATAATGGGATAGGTTTTAACCAGGAATATGCAGATAAGATTTTCAACATTTTCCAGAGGCTTCATGGTAAATCGGAATATTCCGGAACTGGAATTGGACTATCTATTTGTAAAAAAATTGTGCTTAACCACCACGGAACGATAGAGGCAAAAGGTTCTAAAGACGAAGGTGCTACATTTGTGGTTATACTTCCTGCAAAACAAAACTTCGACGAAGAGTCTGAACAATAATTCGTTATATCCGGGCAAATCTGCGTGAGGGATAGTAGCGGCATCCCTGTAGTGCAACGGAAGGATATAGCGGATAGCCCGGCGCGTAATGCAATGGAGCGGCACGCCCAAAGGAATTTTACATTTAAGAAAAGGCTAACAGCGGTATCCCTGAAAAAATAAAACTTTTTGCGTAAATTTGCCCCTCAATTTTTATGTAAAGCCATGAGTAAAGTAAAAGTAGGATTAGTACAGATGAGCTGCGTAAAAGACAGGCAGCCTAACGTTGACAAAGCCATTAGGGAAATTCGGAAAGCTGCTGCCGATGGAGCACAAATTATTTGCCTTCAGGAGCTGTTTACCTCGCTGTATTTTTGCGATGTTGAAGATTATGATAACTTTCAGTTAGCTGAAGCCATTCCCGGCCCGTCTACCGCTGCACTTACCGAAGTTGCAAAAGAACTTGAAGTGGTAATTATTGCTTCGCTGTTTGAAAAACGCGCCGAAGGCCTTTACCATAACACTACTGCGGTTATTGACGCTGATGGTACTTACCTTGGTAAATACCGCAAAATGCACATTCCGGATGATCCGGCATTTTACGAAAAATTCTATTTTACCCCGGGCGACCTGGGCTATAAAACATTCCAGACACGTTTTGCCAAAATTGGTATTCTTATCTGCTGGGATCAGTGGTATCCAGAAGCGAGCCGTATAACGGCGCTTATGGGTGCAGAAATCATGTTCTACCCTACTGCTATTGGCTGGGCTACAGACCAGGATGAAGAAACTAACAAAGAACAATATGACGCATGGCAAATTATTCAGCGTTCGCATGCCGTTGCCAATGGTGTTCACGTAGTGAGCGTTAACCGTGTGGGCTTTGAGCAGGACGGTGCTATGAAATTCTGGGGCGGTAGCTTCGTAGCGAACCCGCAGGGTAAACTACTATACTTAGGTTCTCACTACAACGAAGAGACTACTGTTGTAGAAATTGATACTAAGAAAACCGATCATTACCGTACGCATTGGCCTTTTCTTCGCGACAGAAGAATTGACAGCTACCAGCCGATAACAAAACGCTACCTGGACGAGGAGTAAACTATTTTCGGGTTTTTGAGTTTCGGGTTTCGGGTTGACTGGCTCCTGAATAGTTTTAATACGGTTTCTATACTTATAAATAATGACTTTCGATACACCAACACCCAAACAGCTTGGATTCCATTTTCCGGCTGAATTTGCAGAACAGCGTGCACTTTGGCTTTCATGGCCTCACAAAGAGGCTTCATGGCCGGGTAAACTGCATACTATATACAAGCCTTACTGTGAGTTTATACTTCAGGTATCGCGTCACCAAAAGGTTTGCATTAACGTAGCCGATACTGCAATGCAGCAGTTTGCACTAACGGAAATTGAGAAATTTGCGTCTTCTGTTCCGGGAGCAAGGCTAAATGAAATCAGTTTTTACCTGCACCCTACTAACGATGCATGGTGCCGTGATCACGGTCCCGCATTCTTAGTAAACAAACAAACAGGCGAAAAAGCTATTGTGGATTGGGGCTATAATGCGTGGGGCGATAAATATCCTCCGTATGACCTTGATGATGTTATTCCGACTCGTATTGGGGAGGCTTTAGGACTTAAAGTCTTTCATCCCGGTATTGTAATGGAAGGTGGATCTGTTGAGTTTAACGGCAGAGGCACGTTAATGACTACTACTGCATGCCTGCTTAATAAAAACCGTAACCCGCATCTTAGCCAAAAGCAAATTGAAGAATACCTTACCGAGTACTACGGTGTAGAGCATATTCTTTGGTTAGGAGATGGTATTGTTGGCGATGATACTGATGGACATATTGATGATATTACCCGTTTTGTAAACGAAGATACTGTGGTTACCGTGGTGGAACACGACAAGAATGACGAGAACTACGAACTGCTTAAGGAGAACCTGAAAAGCCTTCATACGATGCGTCTTGAAGACGGCAAACAGCTTAATGTAATTGAGCTGCCAATGCCAAAGGCTGTAATTTATGAAGACCAAAGGCTTCCTGCATCATATGCTAACTTTTATATAGCGAACAAAAGTATTATCGTGCCTACCTTTCAGGATAGTGTAAACGATATTAAAGCTTTAGATATAATTCAATCCTGCTTTAAAGACCGCGAGGTTATCGGCATAGACTCTACGGACCTTATCTGGGGATTAGGTAGTTTCCACTGCCTTAGCCAGCAGGAACCGGTTTAATACAGTAAGCAGTGTTCAGTAATCAATCGTTACAATTATTATATAAGAACCAATTAATTACTGGACACTGTAAACTTATTACTGAAAACTATTTATAGTACGTATCAATTCCTCTTTCGGTACAACACCACTATGCCTCCAAAGCATTTTTCCGTTTTGGAAAAGCATCAAAGTAGGTACTCCCTTCACCTGAAACTGCGGGCTCGACATTAATGCCTGATTTTTATCTACATCTACTTTGATGATCTTTATACGGTCACCAAGGGTATCTTTCACTTCTTTTAGTATAGGTGCCAGCATTTGGCATGGCCCACACCAGGTAGCGAAAAAGTCCACTAATACAGGTTCGGGGCTATTTATAATGGCATTGAAACTATCCATAGTTATAGTATTTTAGGTTTATACCAAATTTACGAAAAAAGCTCCGCCATTATAAACCAACAGAGCCGCACCGCGTTAATTTTTAGTTATAATAAAGTAGTGGTACACGTATGATCGGTTTTTGGAACAGCGTTTCTATCACTTGCTACCGATCCAAATGAAGGGTTACTTAACGAAGCGGATCTACAATTGTGGCCTCGCCGTTGCTCTCTATATAATAAGCCGCATGCGATAGGCAGCCGGTATACATTTGTTCTATTTTCATGATATATTCCTTTAATGACAAAGGTAAAATTACAGCTCTATAGCCCGTAAACTATGACAATTGTCAGTTTCGATCGCGTATTTGTAATCTGTTAAGGGATAATCACAATTGTTAGTTAAACTACCTGTCTGTTGCTATATTCGTTATCGTTCTAACAAAATATTTCTTACTTTTATTAAAAACATAAAACAACATGAAAAGAATAAATTTAGTATTAGCCATAGTGTTGGGATGCCTGCTAACAACGGTTTCCTGCAAGAAGAAAGACGGAGAGGTTAATGCCAATACCGAAGTGCACGACCATGATGATGCAAGTATACCTTTGGACACTACGCAGATCGCTTCATTCTTTACTAAACATGCAGAGTTTAAAGAGTTTGAAAAAGATGTAAGAAAATTGTATTCTAAGCACAACCATTTTATATGGCACGATAGAGGTGGGCTTATTGAGTTTGCCGATGTATTGCATAACAGGGTAAACCAGATGGATAATGAAGGGCTTGAATTAAAGATTCCGTACAAAGAACAACTGAACGACATTTTTGATAGCCCTAAAAGTAAGCCGGATACCGAAAGTGAATTGCTTATAAGCTCATTATACTTTTATTACACCAAAAATGTACTTGAAGGCCTTGATAAAAGTAAAAGCCAGCAAACAGGATGGTATCTGCCACGTGAAAGGGTTGACTATGTAGCGTATCTGGACACGTTAATGCAGGACCCTAAGCTTATTAAGCAGGACAAATCTGAAATGTTCAGTCAATACTATAACCTTCGCAAAGGATTACAGAAATACCGCGAAATTGAGAAAAAAGGCGCATGGGGAACTATTGCCCTTGGTGAAGGTGTAAAATCACTTAAAGAAGGTGATTCTGCTGCGGCTGTGGTTCAGATACGAAAAAGATTAGCTCTTGAGGGTTATCTTAAAAGTGATTCTGGAAAATCGGTTTACGATAGTGAACTTGCCGAAGGCCTGAAAGCCTATGAGCAGAAACACAACCGTGAATTTGACGGTAAGATAGGCCCGGCTATGGTAAAGGAACTTAATATGTCTATAGGCGACCTTATTAAAGCCATTACTGTTAATATGGAGCGTTGCCGATGGATATCGCCTAAAATGGATCAGGCACCGGAAGTTATAGCAGTTAACATACCTTCATACCGATTGGTATATTATAAAAAAGGCAAACCTGCTTTCACCTCTAAAGTTGTGGTTGGTAAAGAACTGAATAAGACAGTTGTTTTCAGCGGGCAGATGAGTTACCTTAATTTTGCACCGTACTGGAATATACCGACCAGTATATTAAATAAAGAGATTAAACCGGGTATTGCAAAAGACCCTAATTATCTTTCTAAACATAACATGGAGTGGGTAGATGGCAAACGTGTACGCCAGAAACCGGGAGGACAAAACTCTTTAGGAAAAGTAAAATTCATGTTCCCTAACTCAAACAACATCTATCTTCACGATACACCCGCTAAGAGTTTATTCAATAAAGATGACAGGGCATTTAGTCATGGTTGCGTACGTGTGGAAAAAGCACGTGACCTTGCCATCATGATTACAAAAGAAGATGGCAACTGGACAGAAGCTAAAGTTGATAAAGCCATGAATGCCGGAAAAGAAAGCACTTACAGCCTTAAGAAAAAGATTCCTGTATACATTGCTTACTTTACAGCATGGGCCGATGAAAACGGAAATGTTTCTTTCTATGAAGATATTTATAAACGTGACGAAAGGCTTGCAGGCTTATTATATGCGGCTAAATAGTAGAAGAGTTTCAGGGCCGAATTATCTTACTTATAACTATAATATTGATTACACATAAAAAAACAGGTTATTCCGAAATGGATAACCTGTTTTTTTATATAATATGAGACTTCCATCCAAATCCAACTATAATTCAAAAGGATCTATACATTTATAAAATCTCCTGGTATACATATCAGATCCTAATTCGCTAATCGTAACTGCCATTTCTTTACCTGAAGAAGCATGAATAAATTTCGATTTCATTCCTTTAGCCTCAGCAACTATACCCACATGCCCAACCGATTTGCTATCACGATAGCCGTAAAACACCAGAACATCCCCTACTTTAAAATCTTCCGGTTTTAAGGCTTTTCCAAGTTTGGTAAACCCCGATGAGCTTCTTGGCAATTCTATATTAAAATGTTTATAGACAAAGTTTACAAAACCGGAGCAGTCAAAACCTTTTTTAGGGTCACCCCCTGCATAACAGTATTTGGTACCCATATACTTTTTAGCAAATGTAAGTACCTCATCACGCTTCGCTTTTTCGGCAGTGGCTTTAGTATCGGTAATCTCTGATTTGTTTTCCGGCAGTGGCTTTTTGTTTTCGGCACGGCAAAAAACAAAGGTCGCAGCAAGGGTTAAAAGCAATGGTATTTTGTATAATTTCATAGGCTTAGCTTTTTACAAAGACTGCAAAGTAACCAAAAACTACGCCATTATCGGCAAGGTCTTGTAAATATCTGTAAAACTTTATATGTTGGACAAAGTGAAAATTTTGTTAAAACAAAAGAAATGAAGAACGGAAAAATTTTAACCTTAAGCATTGCAATTCTGGCTTTTGCACTGCTGTCATGGGTATTTACGCAGGCTTTCCATCTGCTTTCTGCACCATCAGATGTATCTGTTATTGGAGGAATTATCTTATTATGTGCCTCCTTTTTAGCCTGTGTTAAATTATTTTCTTACCTATTAAAAAACTATCTTAAATGAGATCTAAAATTATCTATGCCGTTAGCGGACTATTCGCCTTTATTTTTATTCTTTTATTATTTAACTCTTGTAACGAACGTATTGATGCCGGTTATGAAGGTATACTTGTGAAACTATATGGATGTGATAAAGGAGTTCAGGATTTGAGCCTGGTTACGGGGCGTGTATGGTACAATCCTTTTACCGAAGATGTATATGAATTCCCTACCTATGTACAAACTATAAACTATTCTGCTTTTACAGTAAATGCAAAGGACGGATCTGTCTTTACTGTAGACCCTACACTTTCATTTAAAGTAAAAGACGGATATAGCCCTGTAATCTTTAAAAAATACAGGAAAGATATTGCAGAAATTAAAGAAACAACCCTGTTTAACTACATTAAGGATGCCTTTCGTATTGAATTTAATAAATACACAACAGATAGCATTATAAGCAACAGGGAGAAGTTCGAACATTCCATACAAACTAATATGGGTTAGCTATTAGATACCGAAGGTTTCCTTTTAGAGCAAATGACAAGCGGCATACAATATCCTGAAGCTATTACTCAGGCCATTAATGATAAAAATGCTGCTGTTCAACAGGCAATGCGTGTAGAAAACGAACTTAAAATTGCCCAGGCAGAAGCAAGAAAACTTATTGTTTTGGCAGAGTCTGAAGCAAAAGCCAACGAACTTAGAAAACAGTCGCTTAATGCATTACTGATACAACAACAGTTTATAGAAAAATGGGATGGTAAAACCGCCATATATGGCAACGCCCCCGCTTTCTTTAAGAGTGTGCAATAAATTAAAGGGGCGCTATAAAAATTATAGCGCCCCCTTTAATTCCTTTAAATCCTATCGGTTATATAAATTGCAGGCGTCTCTGCAAGTAAAAGTGCGGCATCTTCCTTAAATTTAAGTACATGCGCCGTAATGTTATGTTGTTGCAGCTTTTCTACATCCTGCCATATTTCATGAAAAATAAACACATTTGGTTCATCGGCGGCCTGATGCAAATCATATTGAATGCAGGCTGCTTCCTGAGTTGATCCTGCTACAAGCTCTAAAAGCACAGCTTTCATTTCTTCCGATTTACCGGGCAGGCTTTTTATTATTGCAGTTACATTAACACTCATAATTATTGAAAAATTTCAGTGTTTTTAGCAGCAAGTCCACTATTGGTCGCTTTCGCTGAAAGAAACAGAGTAGTTAAATGCTCGTTGTACAATTGAAGGTCGCGCGGCACATCGGCATTTTTCTCTATATCATGAAAATGCATTGACGGAAGCGGTTCCATACCGGTAAAGGCATTCATGCGGTGGAAACCAAACAATGGCCCGTCGTCAACACTACGTTCATTAAAAAACTCTCCCGGAAGCGTAAAGGCTTCTTTTGGCGCATTCCATGAAGTGGTAAGCATATATTTACGTCCGTGCATTGTTCCGCCTGTTCCGTAGTTAATGGCAGGATTAGCGGACGAACGTCCGTCGCTGTTGTAAATTCCTTTGGTATGGCCTTCAGTAAACACCACATCTATATATTTCTTAAAGTTGTGCGGTAATTGAAACCACCAGATTGGCGTATGGTAAATAACCACATCCGCCCAGACGTATTTAGCAACCTCTTCAACCGGATCGTAGCCATTACTGGTAGTAGTTATCTTCACTTCAAAATCTTCATTATTAGTAAAGAAATCAAGGGTTTGTGCTGCGACCGTATCGTTGAATTTTCCTCCGGAATGGCCAAAATCCTGACCGCCATTGATGATGAATATCTTTGTCATAATTGTATCTTATATTTTATGATACAAATTTACGGCAGGATATACTATTATAAAAATAAGATAATTTATAACTTTGCATCATAATTATAATAGTTAGCATGGTAAATTTAGAATGGTATCGCACATTTAAGGCCGTATATAAAACCGGAACCTTAACAGGAGCCGCTCAGGAGTTGTTTATTTCGCAACCCGGGGTCAGCCTGCATTTAAGTTCGCTGGAAAGTTATACCGGATACAAACTGTTTGACCGTAAAGACCGGCGCATGGCTCCTACCGAACGTGGTAAAGCCCTGTATAACTTTATAATAGATGCAATGGTTAAGCTGGAAGAAGCTGAGAAACACTTTCAGCGAAGTACTGAAAAACATACGCCAACCATTAGTGTAGGTATGTGTTTTGAGACCTTTCAGATCACTTTGGAACCTTATATTGCCACATTGCCATTTAATGTTATTATTCAGTTTGGAGAATATCCTGAGATGGTAGAAAACCTTGAAAAAGGAATTCTTGACCTGATAATTACACCACAGATGGCTGTAAGCAAAGATGTGGACTATGAAGCCTTTAGTAAAGAAACCATTGTACTTGTTGG
This region includes:
- a CDS encoding acyltransferase, translating into MSKVKVGLVQMSCVKDRQPNVDKAIREIRKAAADGAQIICLQELFTSLYFCDVEDYDNFQLAEAIPGPSTAALTEVAKELEVVIIASLFEKRAEGLYHNTTAVIDADGTYLGKYRKMHIPDDPAFYEKFYFTPGDLGYKTFQTRFAKIGILICWDQWYPEASRITALMGAEIMFYPTAIGWATDQDEETNKEQYDAWQIIQRSHAVANGVHVVSVNRVGFEQDGAMKFWGGSFVANPQGKLLYLGSHYNEETTVVEIDTKKTDHYRTHWPFLRDRRIDSYQPITKRYLDEE
- a CDS encoding agmatine deiminase, encoding MTFDTPTPKQLGFHFPAEFAEQRALWLSWPHKEASWPGKLHTIYKPYCEFILQVSRHQKVCINVADTAMQQFALTEIEKFASSVPGARLNEISFYLHPTNDAWCRDHGPAFLVNKQTGEKAIVDWGYNAWGDKYPPYDLDDVIPTRIGEALGLKVFHPGIVMEGGSVEFNGRGTLMTTTACLLNKNRNPHLSQKQIEEYLTEYYGVEHILWLGDGIVGDDTDGHIDDITRFVNEDTVVTVVEHDKNDENYELLKENLKSLHTMRLEDGKQLNVIELPMPKAVIYEDQRLPASYANFYIANKSIIVPTFQDSVNDIKALDIIQSCFKDREVIGIDSTDLIWGLGSFHCLSQQEPV
- a CDS encoding thioredoxin, with translation MDSFNAIINSPEPVLVDFFATWCGPCQMLAPILKEVKDTLGDRIKIIKVDVDKNQALMSSPQFQVKGVPTLMLFQNGKMLWRHSGVVPKEELIRTINSFQ
- a CDS encoding l,D-transpeptidase YcbB — protein: MKRINLVLAIVLGCLLTTVSCKKKDGEVNANTEVHDHDDASIPLDTTQIASFFTKHAEFKEFEKDVRKLYSKHNHFIWHDRGGLIEFADVLHNRVNQMDNEGLELKIPYKEQLNDIFDSPKSKPDTESELLISSLYFYYTKNVLEGLDKSKSQQTGWYLPRERVDYVAYLDTLMQDPKLIKQDKSEMFSQYYNLRKGLQKYREIEKKGAWGTIALGEGVKSLKEGDSAAAVVQIRKRLALEGYLKSDSGKSVYDSELAEGLKAYEQKHNREFDGKIGPAMVKELNMSIGDLIKAITVNMERCRWISPKMDQAPEVIAVNIPSYRLVYYKKGKPAFTSKVVVGKELNKTVVFSGQMSYLNFAPYWNIPTSILNKEIKPGIAKDPNYLSKHNMEWVDGKRVRQKPGGQNSLGKVKFMFPNSNNIYLHDTPAKSLFNKDDRAFSHGCVRVEKARDLAIMITKEDGNWTEAKVDKAMNAGKESTYSLKKKIPVYIAYFTAWADENGNVSFYEDIYKRDERLAGLLYAAK
- a CDS encoding glycoside hydrolase; the protein is MKLYKIPLLLTLAATFVFCRAENKKPLPENKSEITDTKATAEKAKRDEVLTFAKKYMGTKYCYAGGDPKKGFDCSGFVNFVYKHFNIELPRSSSGFTKLGKALKPEDFKVGDVLVFYGYRDSKSVGHVGIVAEAKGMKSKFIHASSGKEMAVTISELGSDMYTRRFYKCIDPFEL
- a CDS encoding antibiotic biosynthesis monooxygenase produces the protein MSVNVTAIIKSLPGKSEEMKAVLLELVAGSTQEAACIQYDLHQAADEPNVFIFHEIWQDVEKLQQHNITAHVLKFKEDAALLLAETPAIYITDRI
- a CDS encoding NADPH quinone reductase MdaB (involved in drug resistance); this translates as MTKIFIINGGQDFGHSGGKFNDTVAAQTLDFFTNNEDFEVKITTTSNGYDPVEEVAKYVWADVVIYHTPIWWFQLPHNFKKYIDVVFTEGHTKGIYNSDGRSSANPAINYGTGGTMHGRKYMLTTSWNAPKEAFTLPGEFFNERSVDDGPLFGFHRMNAFTGMEPLPSMHFHDIEKNADVPRDLQLYNEHLTTLFLSAKATNSGLAAKNTEIFQ
- a CDS encoding LysR family transcriptional regulator; this encodes MVNLEWYRTFKAVYKTGTLTGAAQELFISQPGVSLHLSSLESYTGYKLFDRKDRRMAPTERGKALYNFIIDAMVKLEEAEKHFQRSTEKHTPTISVGMCFETFQITLEPYIATLPFNVIIQFGEYPEMVENLEKGILDLIITPQMAVSKDVDYEAFSKETIVLVGGNDIDKDALNIVAALNDRNALEDWLKQQKWYGTTGDMEHLRRFWQLNFNKYPDFRPNYIVPNLNSIVRCLSSGIGLAVIPDFLCRREIESGQIQLIWEGEPKLTNTLHFATRKKTLYADEINVIKNIFKGETVLAGVV